CCTTGAGTTTGAAAGCAAGTCCCAACCTGCCGGAGGGATTCAAGCTGGATCTCAATCCCGAAGGATTCACGGTGGGGCGGCGGCTCTATCGTTCAGGCGAGAGCGAGTACTATCTGGACGGGCGGCGCTGCCGTCTGAAAGATATCCAGGCCTTGTTCGAAGGAACCGGCCTGGGGCCAAACTCCTATGCACTCATCGAGCAGGGCAGAATCGGCCAGATCCTGAGCTCCAAGCCAGCCGACCGGCGTGCCCTGATTGAAGAGGCGGCGCGCATCACCCTGTTCAAGAGCCGTCGCTATTCGGCCGAGATGAAACTCGAGCTGGCCCAACAGAATCTGCTGCGCGTCAACGACATCGTCCATGAAGTAACCCGCAACCTCAACTCGCTCCGCCGTCAGGCCGCCAAGGCGCGCCGTTACAACCGCCTGCGCGAGGAGTTGCGCAACCTGCACAAGTTGAAGCTGGGGATGGAGCAGCGCGACCTGCAGACCCGGCTGGAGCAGAGCACGGTCCGGTTCGCTGCCGCGCAAGAACAGGAACGGGCGATCCTGTCGTCACTGGCGCAAGTGGAGGAATCCCGGACCGCCGGCCAGGAACTTTGCCGGGCCCAGGACGAGCGGCTCAATGAGACGCGGGACCAACTCGCCGGTCTTCGGGTCGAAGCCGGCAACGCCGCAGGTCGCAGGCAAAGCCAGGAAACCCAGAGTAGAAGCCTGGCGGAGCGCGTGAACGAACTTGATCGTGAACTGGGGGCCATCGCGGAGCGCGGGCAACTGGTCGAGCGAGAGCAGGAACGTCTCGCTCAAGCTTCAGCGGGGCTGACGTCCGAGATCGCAAGCGAACAGGAGGTTCTCGAAAGCGAGCAGGCGCGGAGTGAGGTGCTCCAGGAAGCCATGCGCGCCACCGAAGCGAGAATCGAAGAAACGCGCACCTTCCTTTTGAATCGTGCCGGAAAGCTGGCCGACCTGAAAAACCAGCACGCGCGCTGTGATGAGAACCTCAAGCGCATCGCCGCCAGGGTGGACCGGATTCAAGCGGAGCAGGAAGTGGAGGCAGGCGATCGCTCTCGCCAGCAGGATCAGCTGGCCGGAGTGCAGAAGGGATTCGAAGCGAACACAGCCCGGCTGAAGGAAATCTCCGACCAGCAGGCGGCACTGGAGATCCGGTCCGATCAGGTCACGAAGCGACTCGATAGCGTATCCGCGGAACTTGCGGGACGGCAGGAAGAGTACAGCATCATGCAGCACCGCTACACCTCGCTGGAGGAGGTGGAACGCCGGCGCACCAACTACTCCGAAGGAGTCCAGAAGTTTCTCTCCACTCAAGTCCCGGGGGAGCAGGTATGCGCCGCACAGACCCTGGCCGACCTCCTCGAAACCGACCCGGCCTATGAGGCCGCGGTCGAGGATTATCTGAACGACCCGCTCCAGTATATCGTGGTGGGCCGCCTGGAAGACGCCGTCCAGAGCGTGGAGCGCGTCAAGCGCATCGGAGCCGGCAAGTGCACGTTCATGACGCTCCGCAATGGCCACACACACCACCAGGCGGCGGCGCGTCCGCGGCTGGCCGGCGATGGCGTCGTGGGCTACCTCGACGAACTGTTGCGCATGCGCGAGGATGTGAGAGAGGCATTCGAGCGCGCCCTTCCTGACTTCGCCTCCACGGTCATGGTATCCGATCTGCCGACCGCATTTAAGGTGGCGGAAACTCATGCGGACACCAATTTCCTGACCCTGAACGGCGAGGCCTATTCGCCGAAGGGCACGCTTTCTGCGGTCGGAGAGAGGAAAGCGATGGCCGGCTTTCTCGCGCTCAAGCGCGAGAAGCGCGAGCTGGAACGGAACCTGGCGTCGCTGCGCGCCAGGATCGACAGGACCCGCGCGGAGGTGGCCGTCCTCAAAACCGATCAGGCTTCGGTTGCCGAGAACCTCAAGTCTCTGG
This window of the Terriglobia bacterium genome carries:
- the smc gene encoding chromosome segregation protein SMC, with amino-acid sequence MHQIQKLEIVGFKSFCDRTQIVFHEGCTAIVGPNGCGKSNIADAISWVVGEQSAKSLRTDRMEGVIFNGTQARKATNFSEVVLSLSLKASPNLPEGFKLDLNPEGFTVGRRLYRSGESEYYLDGRRCRLKDIQALFEGTGLGPNSYALIEQGRIGQILSSKPADRRALIEEAARITLFKSRRYSAEMKLELAQQNLLRVNDIVHEVTRNLNSLRRQAAKARRYNRLREELRNLHKLKLGMEQRDLQTRLEQSTVRFAAAQEQERAILSSLAQVEESRTAGQELCRAQDERLNETRDQLAGLRVEAGNAAGRRQSQETQSRSLAERVNELDRELGAIAERGQLVEREQERLAQASAGLTSEIASEQEVLESEQARSEVLQEAMRATEARIEETRTFLLNRAGKLADLKNQHARCDENLKRIAARVDRIQAEQEVEAGDRSRQQDQLAGVQKGFEANTARLKEISDQQAALEIRSDQVTKRLDSVSAELAGRQEEYSIMQHRYTSLEEVERRRTNYSEGVQKFLSTQVPGEQVCAAQTLADLLETDPAYEAAVEDYLNDPLQYIVVGRLEDAVQSVERVKRIGAGKCTFMTLRNGHTHHQAAARPRLAGDGVVGYLDELLRMREDVREAFERALPDFASTVMVSDLPTAFKVAETHADTNFLTLNGEAYSPKGTLSAVGERKAMAGFLALKREKRELERNLASLRARIDRTRAEVAVLKTDQASVAENLKSLGVEARKLDIEKVVLHHQIERLEGELKKLEQSENVAALELSQLRAERSELEARRAEAAAGIEEIEQRSRVSSEELQELSGRLESLKSENSALSKVLASLASAHAVKQERLSGIEAELQRLAREAEDVRRRTGANHEEKAQAVAGLVELERARAQTEAQIAELTRQTGEAETTLSERQKELSVQRDVLAALEERLRGLHAEREKAMGVRGAIEIEKTRIESDLEHLRRNCEEEFHLPLEEILTEIEESDWQRDHAEVIQSFETLRERIESFGPINMRALEEYQELEERYQFLSSQRADIEQSIADTQRAIAEINRRSVEQFQDAFKNIRENFIEVFQILFKGGQCDLRLLDEGDLLESGVDIVAQPPGKRLQNVLLLSGGEKALTALALLIAIFRYRPSPFCVLDEVDAPLDDANVMRFTELISTLSKETQFLIITHNKKTMEIAQTLYGVTMEEPGVSKIVSVDFRTHEEALAS